In Nymphaea colorata isolate Beijing-Zhang1983 chromosome 5, ASM883128v2, whole genome shotgun sequence, one genomic interval encodes:
- the LOC116254498 gene encoding probable serine/threonine-protein kinase PBL7 produces the protein MGWFPCSGGSKKKPVKKPGDKKSSSDKFKTNPSVDTKVVHKDGSTHIAAQTFTFRELAAATKNFRADCLLGEGGFGRVYKGRLESTNQVVAIKQLDRNGLQGNREFLVEVLMLSLLHHSNLVNLIGYCADGDQRLLVYEYMPLGSLEDHLHDLTSDKKRLDWNTRMKIAAGAAKGLEYLHDKANPPVIYRDLKCSNILLGEGYHPKLSDFGLAKLGPVGDKTHVSTRVMGTYGYCAPEYAMTGQLTLKSDVYSFGVVLLELITGRKAIDNSRAPGEHNLVAWARPLFKDRRKFPQMADPMLQGQYPMRGLYQALAVAAMCVQEQPTMRPLIADVVTALTYLASQTYDPDSQPVQSSRFAPGTPPRSRRESDRKQNGYSDRDRSIGSRNHNETEVHYSQ, from the exons ATGGGTTGGTTCCCTTGCTCGGGAGGATCGAAGAAGAAGCCCGTCAAGAAACCTGGAGATAAGAAGTCGTCTTCAG ACAAATTCAAGACGAACCCATCGGTGGACACAAAGGTGGTTCACAAGGATGGATCCACGCACATTGCTGCTCAGACATTCACATTTCGTGAATTGGCAGCTGCAACTAAAAACTTTCGAGCTGATTGTCTCTTGGGCGAGGGAGGTTTTGGTCGAGTATACAAGGGTCGATTGGAGAGTACCAACCAG GTTGTAGCAATCAAGCAGCTTGACCGCAATGGGTTGCAAGGAAACAGGGAATTCCTTGTTGAGGTTTTGATGCTAAGTCTACTTCATCACAGTAACCTTGTTAATCTGATCGGGTATTGTGCTGATGGGGATCAGAGATTGTTGGTTTATGAATATATGCCACTAGGATCATTGGAAGATCATCTACATG ATCTTACTTCTGATAAAAAACGACTGGACTGGAATACCAGAATGAAAATTGCAGCTGGCGCAGCGAAAGGATTGGAATATTTGCATGACAAAGCTAATCCTCCTGTAATATACCGTGACTTGAAATGCTCAAACATTCTGTTGGGAGAGGGATATCACCCCAAATTGTCTGATTTTGGTTTAGCAAAGCTCGGGCCAGTGGGGGATAAGACTCATGTTTCCACAAGAGTGATGGGCACATACGGATATTGTGCACCCGAGTATGCAATGACTGGGCAGCTTACTCTAAAGTCTGACGTTTACAGCTTTGGTGTCGTCCTTTTAGAACTTATTACAGGAAGGAAAGCAATTGATAATTCTCGAGCTCCAGGGGAGCATAATCTTGTCGCATGG GCTCGTCCGTTGTTCAAAGATAGGAGGAAATTCCCACAGATGGCCGACCCTATGCTTCAGGGTCAATATCCAATGAGGGGCTTGTATCAAGCCCTTGCTGTTGCTGCAATGTGTGTCCAAGAACAGCCAACCATGCGCCCCTTGATAGCAGATGTAGTGACAGCTCTCACCTACCTTGCATCCCAAACATATGACCCTGATTCTCAGCCTGTTCAAAGCTCACGCTTTGCTCCTGGAACTCCACCTCGATCAAGAAGGGAGAGTGATAGGAAACAAAACGGGTACTCTGACCGAGACAGGAGCATTGGAAGCAGAAACCACAATGAGACTGAAGTGCACTATTCTCAATGA
- the LOC116254481 gene encoding uncharacterized protein LOC116254481 — protein MLKASDEYREEMRGKKSLPLATFEHKRDAYGFAVRPQHLQRYREYSNIYKEEEEERSERWKHFLENLAESTQPLENGSHLEIDAVSPTGHIEEEVPTSVDDNGSSAGTPDSITESTLREESLSKPRIHKVQIWTQVRPLVRSIEQMMGTRVRKRKELGTSESDMVSSPHLPTVEDRRPGKQGGSSRAHTGSFEEDSEEEFYDIERSDPNQDALLNDNSHPDSATSSLADGVVSETFGPWREEMECLVQGGVPMALRGELWQAFVGVKARRIENYYGDLLAAEDVSAAGNEGGNCVSENDREGLTKSRKRPHEKWKAQIEKDLPRTFPGHPALDEDGRNALRRLLTAYARHNPSVGYCQAMNFFAGLLLLLMPEENAFWSLVGIMDEYFDGYYSEEMIESQVDQLVFEELVRERFPKLVNHLDYLGVQVAWVTGPWFLSIFVNMLPWESVLRVWDVLLFDGNRVMLFRTALALLELYGPALVTTKDAGDAVTLLQSLAGSTFDSSQLVLTACMGYQAVTEMKLQELRSKHRPSVIALIDERAKELRIWKDSQGLASKLYSFKRDTGSVLTKSNSIGSSDGTHENGSPCVVESGSANIDELIHSLTGESDPSSSLDLQEQVVWMKVELCRLMEEKRSADLRAEELETALMEMVKQDNRRLLSAKVEQLEQEVAQLRQALTDKQEQERVMLQVLMRVEQEQKVTEDARRFAEQDAAAQRYAVNVLQEKYEEAMASLAQMEKRAVMAESMLEATLQYQSGQVKAAQPSISSPRGALMDRTSQESSTELPTRKTGLLSRPFGLGWRDRNKGKVSNMGDASENKPNMEDAPKSPMHKDVIGH, from the exons ATGCTCAAAGCCTCTGATGAGTATCGGGAAGAGATGAGGGGGAAGAAGAGCCTGCCACTTGCCACCTTCGAGCACAAGcg GGATGCATATGGATTTGCTGTGCGACCGCAGCACCTTCAGAGATATCGTGAATATTCTAACATCTACAAG gaagaggaagaagagagatcaGAGAGATGGAAGCACTTCTTGGAAAACCTTGCAGAATCTACTCAGCCACTGGAAAATGGGTCCCATTTAGAGATTGATGCAGTCTCACCCACTGGACACATAGAGGAGGAGGTACCCACCAGTGTTGATGACAATGGTTCGAGTGCCGGCACACCTGATAGCATCACAGAAAGTACTTTGAGGGAAGAATCTCTGTCAAAGCCAAGGATCCATAAAGTTCAAATTTGGACTCAGGTTAGGCCATTGGTTAGGTCAATTGAGCAGATGATGGGTACTCGTgtgaggaaaagaaaggagttgGGAACAAGTGAATCAGATATGGTCAGTAGCCCTCATCTTCCAACTGTTGAAGACAGAAGGCCAGGAAAGCAAGGGGGTTCATCTAGAGCACATACTGGATCTTTTGAAGAGGATTCAGAAGAAGAATTTTATGACATAGAGagatcagatccaaatcaagatgCCCTTCTGAATGATAATTCACATCCAGACTCAGCGACAAGTTCTCTAGCCGATGGAGTTGTTTCAGAGACATTTGGCCCTTGGAGGGAAGAGATGGAGTGCCTTGTTCAGGGAGGAGTTCCAATGGCTTTAAGAGGAGAG TTGTGGCAAGCCTTTGTTGGTGTTAAGGCACGAAGGATTGAGAATTACTATGGTGACCTTCTTGCTGCAGAAGATGTTTCTGCAGCAGGAAATGAAGGTGGCAACTGTGTTTCAGAGAATGATAGGGAAGGGTTGACAAAGTCCCGAAAAAGACCACATGAAAAATGGAAAGCGCAGATAGAGAAG GATTTGCCTCGCACATTTCCAGGCCATCCAGCTTTGGATGaagatggtaggaatgccttgaGGCGTTTGCTTACAGCATATGCTCGACACAATCCCTCTGTTGGGTACTGCCAG GCTATGAATTTCTTTGCTGGCTTACTACTACTGTTGATGCCTGAGGAGAATGCTTTCTG gTCCTTGGTTGGTATAATGGATGAGTATTTTGATGGATACTACTCAGAGGAAATGATCGAATCACAG GTAGACCAACTTGTTTTTGAGGAGttggtgagagagagatttccCAAACTAG TTAATCATCTGGACTACTTAGGAGTTCAAGTTGCATGGGTTACTGGACCTTGgtttctttcaatttttgtaaatatGTTGCCATGGGAGAGTG TTCTTCGAGTGTGGGATGTGCTTCTGTTTGATGGGAATCGTGTTATGCTCTTTAGAACAGCACTTGCTCTACTGGAGTTATATG GTCCTGCACTTGTGACCACCAAAGATGCAGGTGACGCGGTTACCTTGTTGCAGTCTCTTGCTGGTTCAACCTTTGACAGTAGTCAGCTTGTATTGACTGCTTGCATGGGCTATCAGGCAGTGACTGAAATGAAGTTGCAAGAATTACGGAGCAAGCATCGGCCATCAGTTATTGCTCTTATTGATGAGCGTGCCAAAGAGCTCCGGATTTGGAAAGATTCTCAGGGTCTTGCTTCTAAGTTGTACAGTTTCAAGCGTGACACTGGATCGGTATTGACCAAGTCCAACTCTATTGGTAGTTCAGATGGAACACATGAAAATGGAAGTCCATGCGTAGTGGAATCTGGATCTGCAAATATAGATGAACTTATTCATAGTCTAACTGGTGAAAGTGATCCAAGTTCCAGTCTGGACCTTCAGGAACAG GTTGTATGGATGAAGGTTGAACTATGCAGATTAATGGAGGAGAAAAGAAGTGCTGATTTAAG GGCCGAAGAGTTGGAGACAGCACTCATGGAGATGGTCAAACAGGATAACAGGCGTCTTTTGAGTGCAAAG GTAGAGCAATTGGAACAGGAGGTAGCTCAACTTAGGCAAGCTCTTACAGACAAACAGGAACAAGAGCGTGTCATGCTTCAG GTTTTGATGCGAGTGGAGCAGGAGCAAAAAGTAACTGAGGATGCCCGACGATTTGCTGAGCAAGATGCAGCAGCTCAGCGATATGCTGTTAATGTGCTTCAG gaaaaatatgaagaagcaATGGCTTCCCTTGCTCAAATGGAGAAAAGAGCAGTCATGGCAGAAAGCATGTTAGAAGCTACGTTACAATATCAATCTGGTCAAGTTAAAGCAGCACAACCATCAATTTCATCTCCGAG AGGTGCATTAATGGACAGGACTAGCCAGGAATCTTCAACGGAGCTGCCCACTAGGAAGACTGGTTTGCTGTCTAGGCCTTTTGGACTTGGTTGGCGTGACAGGAATAAG GGCAAAGTAAGCAATATGGGCGATGCCAGTGAGAACAAGCCCAACATGGAAGATGCACCAAAGTCACCCATGCACAAAGATGTTATTGGTCACTAA
- the LOC116254565 gene encoding uncharacterized protein LOC116254565: protein MNADSAMAWVKRAGEAALHLLQKTFQLLVFLLRCLSPDLAVDCLPLRAGENEPSRDKEVATYASWSKLNIVLSFAGGLSLASLPSSLIHEKWTSFATYAIAIFVGFLLAMAVYSTCSFLRKTVMRVLLSISSAIISVVFAALLTVVLVKGVWEANWLEQVLGYDSSTDSFQELIMFLHSHACLESDEPLLVLFCQAFLHLRHQSRRNGISLF, encoded by the exons ATGAATGCAGATTCGGCCATGGCATGGGTTAAACGTGCAGGGGAAGCAGCTCTCCATCTCCTTCAAAAGACTTTTCAGCTCCTCGTCTTCTTGCTGAGGTGTCTGAGTCCTGATCTCGCCGTTGATTGTCTTCCTCTTCGCGCAGGAGAAAACGAACCCAGCCGGGACAAAGAGGTGGCCACTTATGCCTCGTGGTCTAAGCTGAACATTGTGCTGTCCTTTGCGGGCGGCCTCAGCCTAGCAAGTCTGCCATCCTCCCTCATTCATGAGAAATGGACTAGCTTTGCCACTTACGCCATTGCAATCTTTGTGGGATTCCTTCTCGCCATGGCTGTCTACTCCACGTGCTCTTTCTTACGGAAGACCGTGATGAGAGTGTTGTTGTCCATCTCGTCTGCAATTATCTCCGTTGTTTTCGCTGCACTGTTGACAGTGGTTCTTGTCAAGG GTGTGTGGGAAGCAAATTGGCTCGAACAAGTACTTG GCTACGACTCATCAACGGATTCATTTCAAGAGCTAATCATG TTCCTGCATTCACATGCCTGTCTGGAATCAGATGAACCTTTACTGGTGCTGTTCTGCCAAGCATTTTTGCATTTGCGTCATCAGTCACGGAGAAACGGCATCTCTTTGTTTTAG